The Cetobacterium sp. 8H DNA window TTCCACTTAATTTTAACTCCCCTTATAAAGCTTTGAATATACAGGACTTTTGGCAACGATGGCATATGACTCTTGGCAGATTTTTAACAAACTATATCTATATCCCTTTGGGTGGAAATAGAAAATCTGAACTAATTACTTTAAGAAATCTTCTTATAGTTTTTTTAATCAGTGGCGTGTGGCACGGAGCTGGATGGACCTTTATTGTCTGGGGAGCCTTCCATGGTATAGCTATCCTTATCCACAGAGTTTGGAAAAATAAGAATCTATTTATGCCTAATTTTCTTGCTTGGCTGATAACTATGTTCTTCGTAAATATATTTTGGATATTTTTTAGAGCTCAAAATTTCTCTTCAGCTATAAAAGTTCTAAAAAGTATGTTTGATATTGGCAGTCTAAATGAACTCATAAGTGCCGGATATAAAGAACTAGCACAGCCATATCTAGGAAAAAAAATCACTTTAATTTTAATTGTTCTAAGCATCTATATTATTTTATTTTGTAAAAATTCTTTTGAAAAACAAGAGTGTTTTGAACTAACTACAAAAAATAGAATTGAAAAATTTATTTATTTCTTCTTAGGGTTACTTCTACTAAATAGAGTAGTTCCTTTTTTATATTTTAATTTTTAGGAAGTGAATTTATGACAGAACATAAAAAATATTTTAAAAATACAATTTTTACTTTTATTTTTGGTTTAGTCTTGATTGTTTTATTAGGTCAATTCTATAAAAAATATATCTTTGAAGAAAACAAATTTTTGCGGGTTCCAGATCATTTAAAGATAATAAACTTAGGTTCTTCTCATGGACAATATGGGTTTTTATACCCTGATGGTGAAGATGCATTTAATTTTGGTATCGAAAGCCAACCATACTATTACGATTTAAAAATTCTAAAAAAATACTCTGATAAATTAGAACCAAATTCCATTGTTTTAATTCCTGTTTCAATTTTTAGTTTTTATGATGTCGAATGGTTAGATGAATTTAATGAAAGATATTATGGGCTTTTAGATTTTAAAGATATTTATAACGGCAAAAAAGAGATGTACTATCTTTGGAATTTTTCACCACTGCTGTATTCTGGAAAAAAATTGCTGGAGATATTTCAATATCTCCAGCAGGCTATTATTAGAAAAGAGCTGTTTTTCAAAGAGAGTACCAGTCCAAATGATTTGAATTTTGAGGGAAAAGTAAAAGAGGCCCAAACTACTTCTAAAAGGCATCTATCTTCTACAAATCTTAACTTTACATATATAAACGAGATATTAGAGTTTTGTGAGGAGCAAAATTTTAAAGCTGTTATGGTGGTAATGCCTCAATCATACCTCTATAATGATCAAATAGGTGAATTTAATTATAGAGAACGAATCATATCTAAAATTGAACTACTTAAAATCAAACCAATATTTTTAGATTATTCTCATGACGATCGATTTGAAAGAGATTTAGATCTCTTTTTAGATGATGACCACTTGAATAAAAAAGGGGCTAAAAAATTTACAACTATCCTTTTAAATGATTTAAAACAACTAAATTTAAAAACATGGTAATATAAAAAACTAGGTGATTTTCATTCACCTAGTTTTTTTGATTTTTAAATACTATTTTTATCAAGTAGCTTAGACACTCTAGTTTTATTAAATATGCAATTAAAATATAGACTATCATTCCTAATAAAATTTGTAAAAATATTATACTAACTAAATTAATTTTTAATAATGATATCGGATAAATGATTCCACCCATAATTAAAGAGATTCCTATAGATGGAAATATATCTCTCATTTGTTCAATGTATCCATAATCCAATATTTTTTTATTGGGAAAAGAATTTACAAAAGATGATATTATTCCACCTAATAGTGTTCCTACAGCTATCATATATACACCATATTTTAATGACACTATCAATATTATTATTCCTATTATTTTTTTTATAATTTCTAACTTTAAAAAAATATCACTTCTTCCCATAGCATTTATAACTTGTAAATTTGCGGTATGTATTGGCCAAAGTGCATAAGAAAGGCAAAACACTCTTAAATATGGAACACACGGTGTCCACTTCTCCGTTAATAATAATTTTACTAAAGGTTCCCCTACTATAGCAAGACCAATCATTAATGGAAATATCACAAAAGAGCCTGTAACTATTGATCGTCTTAGCAACTCTTTTAATCTAACTTTATTATCTTGTTCTTGCACAAATACGGGAAATATAACAGATTGAATTGATCCATTAAAATTAGATACAATCAATAATGGAAATTGATCCCCTCTATTATAGTATCCTAACATTGTTGGAGAATAAAACTTTCCTATAATTAAGCTCCTTAAATTCATATAAAGTGTATCTAATAATGATGAAAATAATATTTTTGAACCAAATGAAAACAGTGCTTTTACTTTAGTAAATGAAAATAATATTTTGGGTCTCCATTTAACAATAAAATATAAAATTATACACAGCATTGTCTGATTTATTAGCTGTTGATACACTAGCGTCCAAATTCCAAAATTATTATACACCATAATTATCGATATTATACCTGATATAGTTGCAGCTCCTATACTACCTATGAACATTTTTTTAAATTCTAAATTTTTAATAATAATTACATTCTGTATAGAATTAAAGGTTCCTAAAAAAAGGGTTAATGATAGCACCCTTAATATATCTTTTAAAATAGCTATTTTATAAAAATTGGCAATTAATGGTGCTGTTATAAATAGAATTAAATATATTACAACTGAAATGATTAAACTTAAATAAAATACAGATGAAAGATCCTTCTCATCAATCTCTTTTTTTTGAATTAATGCTGTTCCAAATCCACTTTGAATAAATACATTTGCTAAGGATATAAAAATTGTTATTATTGCTATTATTCCATAATCATTTGGTGTCAATATTCTAGCTAAAATGATTTGAATTATAAATTGAATCCCTTGAACTCCACCTCTTTCTAAAAGTTTCCACATTAAAGAAGTAAAAACTTTTGATTTTATATCACTTTTCATTTGCTCCCCTTTTCTATTTCAATAATGGCCTATTATTTTCTTTTATCTCTTTTATTATTTTTATTTTCTTTAAAATGCTCTCAATAATTATCATTATCTTATTTTTATTTTGACACTTTCTGTATATCTCAATAAATGTTTTAATATTTTTTAATGTTGGAGATTTTACTGCAAATCTAAAAGATTCTCTTGTTAATAATTCTAAATTAGGCTCATAGTCTATATTTAATACCTCTTTTAACATGGTTTTTATTTCAAATAAGCCATTAAATAAATACATACACGGATTTTGATTTTTCATTTTTGAGTTCCAGCTATCTGTATCAAATGTCAGTCTATAATGTGACATTATATCTTCAGAAAAATATATTTTTCCTATTGAATTTAAAAACAGTGCCAATTTTGTATCTCCATTTGATTTACATTTACCAAACTTTTCTTTGCTCTCTTGATTTAGGTCTTTCCAAAAATTTCTGTAAACTAATGATGCTGTCTGTCCCGGAACATCCCCTGTATTTATATCTTCCGATTTTAGTGTATGTGTTTTATATAATTTATATATTTCTTGATCTTCTGAAAACTTATTTTTATTTCTATCTACTACAATAACATTGTGATAATATGCAGAATAATCTAAGTTTTTCTCTAAAAAATCTACCTGTTTTTGTAATTTATTTTCATCAACCCAGTAATCATCCCCCTCACATATTGCTAAATATTTAGCTCTTGATATATCATATAAAAATTTAGAGACAAAGTCTGATTTAGAGTATTGGTTTTCTGTTTGATAAATAACTTTTATTAACTTAGGATATTTTTGTTCATATCTTCTCAAAATTTCTGCAGTTCTATCTGTTGATGCATCCTCATGTATAAGAATTTCATAATTGAAATTAACCTTTTGATTTAAAAAACCTTTTAGAGCATCCTCAATAAACTCTTCGTGATTATACGTTATACAGCATATACTTACCAATATCTCTTCTTCCATATCATCGTTCTCCTATAAATTTTCTTTTTATTGTTCTGTAAAGAAAAATCAGATTCTCTGCTAACTCAAAATTTAAATCATACATTTTTAAAATTATCTTTTGTTTTAATGTTACATTTTCTAATATATTTTTATCTTTGATTATATTTTCTATATCTTGTTCAAATAATTTTTTTGTAATTAGGTAATCATTATTATTTTTATAATCATTTTTTATCTCTTTATAAGAAATGAGTATAATATTTTCATAAAAAGAAAAAAAAGTATGACTGGTTTTATATTTTTCAAAAAAATCTAAAATATTTTTTTCGTAAAAATATTTTTCTAAAATTTCAATTGATTTTTTATAATCCAATAATTTTTTACCTTTTGATTTCATCATTCCATTTAAGTTAATTCTATAATTATAAACACTCGAATTTAATTTTATAATTTTTTCAGCATTTATCATTAATCTTGCTACTGTGTTCGAATCCTCTCCCAACGAAATCTCTGTTGGATGATATATCTTATTTTTTATATAGAGCTCTCTTCTCCACAATTTATTGCATGAAGAATAACAAGCTTTTCCTAAAAAAAAATACTTTTCTAAATAATCTTTTCCAGAATATATTTTATTCTCTTCCATGAGGCTATCTTTCCATATCTTTTTTTTATTTTCCCCATAAAAAAGCTCTAAATCTCCAACAACAACATCTATGTTTTCTTTTGAATTAATAATTTTAGCAACCATATTTTCTATAGTATCTTTGTTTATAAAGTCATCTCCATCTACATGCATTATATAATCTCCTGTTGAAACATCTATTCCTACATTTCTTGTAGATGATAATCCTCCATTTTTTTTCTTTATTATTTTTATTCTATTATCTTCTTTTAAATATTTTTCCATAATATTAGAACTATTATCTTCACTTCCGTCATTTACTAATATAACCTCTAAATTTTTATACGTTTGATTTAATATTGAAGAGATGCATTGATCTAAAAACTTTTCAACATTATATATAGGAACAATGATACTTACTTTGATATCTTTTTTCATAACCTTACCCCTATTTTATTTTTTATCAATTCTATATCTTCATACATATAATTTTAGATTCTTCCTTCAAAATATATTTCTTTTAAAGTTACATTTATATCTTATAAAAAACATGGTAATAAAAAAACTAGGTGATTTTCATTCACCTAGTTTTTTGTTGTCTCTCTATTAATAATCTCACTTTCAAATGTAAACTTAACATCTTTATTTTCTTTATTTTCTATTATATTAATCAAGTAGTTTAAGGCTCTTAACGTAATCTCTTCAAATTTTTGCTTTATGCTTGTCAATTTAGGATAAAAATAATCAATTAATTCTATATTATCATGTCCTATTATTTTCAAGTTTTCAGGTACTTTAATTCCATATTTTTCAATTAAACTTAGCATTCCTAGAGCCACTTTGTCTTGTTGAACAAAAATTCCATCAAACTTTTTCAATAACTCCAATTGATTTAAGACTAATTCTCTTCCATCTTCAAATGTCATTCCACATTTATAAATATGAGTTTCATACCCTAAAAGTTTTTTTTCTTCCAAGTACTTATAAAAACCTAAGGTTCTATCTTGATAGTCTGTTAACCCTTCATTTTCAGAAGTGATAGTTAAAAGGTTTTTACATCCATTTGAATGTAAAAACTTAGCGACATTATAACCACAATTTACATTGTCACTTTTAAAAACAATTGTCTCTTCTTCTAAAAAAGTTGGTTTATAAGCTACAAAAGTATGAGGAACTTTATAATTCTTTAAAACTTCCAAATCATTTTTAGATATATCTCTATTAACAACTATAAGTCCATCTACATTTCCACTTTTTATAGTTTTTTCTAAAGATTTTGCTCTTATAATCAATATCTCATACTGATTTTTTTCAGAGTTTAATAAGAAATATTTTTCTAATTGTGAAAAGAAATCCCTTTTATTAAATTCATAGAAATCATTTGGAAAAATTATCCCAATACGATAGCTTCTTTTTGTGGCTAAATTTCTAGCATGAGGATTTATTACAAAGTTATGCTCCTCTGCAACTTTCATAACAAGCTCCCTCGTTTTTTTAGCTATATTTGGATTGTTATTTAATGCACGTGAAACGGTGGATTCACTTAAATCAACAATTTTCGCTATATCTTTCAATGTCATCTATACACACCTTTTTTCCTTTATTTAAATTATAATTCTATATATTTAAAAAGTAAAGAACAAGAATTAAAAAAATAAAGTAAATAAGTAATATAGAAGATTTTTTTTCAAAATACATCCTTTTCATTATATATCTTTTTTTCTCTTCTCTATACTCTGCACTACTAAAACTTAAAGCATATCCCACAATAATAGTTATAAAGAACCCTACAAAATTGTTCCACATCCAGAAAATATTAAAGTTGTAAGATATAATTGCCGTTCCTAAGATTCCAAGTATAAATCCTATAACAACACCTAACTCATCAGCTTTTGTTGTAAACATTCCAAGTGTAAAAACTCCTAGCATAGCTCCTAAAAGATAAGATCCATACATGCTTATCAACTCAAGTATTGAGTTATTAGAAGAAGAAACATTAAATGCAAAATACATTATTAAAATTCCAAATAAAGTAGTTATAACTCTAGTCACAGTTATTTCTGACATATTTTTTACTTTTTCTTGAAAATGCACTTCATATATATCTTTCATGAATACTGTTGTCATCGAATTTAAAGACGAATCTATACTGCTCATTGTCGCTGCAAAAACAGCTGCTATTATAACTCCTAAATATCCTTTTGGAATCTCTTCTAATGCAAATTTTATATATATTTCATTG harbors:
- a CDS encoding lipopolysaccharide biosynthesis protein, whose product is MKSDIKSKVFTSLMWKLLERGGVQGIQFIIQIILARILTPNDYGIIAIITIFISLANVFIQSGFGTALIQKKEIDEKDLSSVFYLSLIISVVIYLILFITAPLIANFYKIAILKDILRVLSLTLFLGTFNSIQNVIIIKNLEFKKMFIGSIGAATISGIISIIMVYNNFGIWTLVYQQLINQTMLCIILYFIVKWRPKILFSFTKVKALFSFGSKILFSSLLDTLYMNLRSLIIGKFYSPTMLGYYNRGDQFPLLIVSNFNGSIQSVIFPVFVQEQDNKVRLKELLRRSIVTGSFVIFPLMIGLAIVGEPLVKLLLTEKWTPCVPYLRVFCLSYALWPIHTANLQVINAMGRSDIFLKLEIIKKIIGIIILIVSLKYGVYMIAVGTLLGGIISSFVNSFPNKKILDYGYIEQMRDIFPSIGISLIMGGIIYPISLLKINLVSIIFLQILLGMIVYILIAYLIKLECLSYLIKIVFKNQKN
- a CDS encoding glycosyltransferase; the protein is MEEEILVSICCITYNHEEFIEDALKGFLNQKVNFNYEILIHEDASTDRTAEILRRYEQKYPKLIKVIYQTENQYSKSDFVSKFLYDISRAKYLAICEGDDYWVDENKLQKQVDFLEKNLDYSAYYHNVIVVDRNKNKFSEDQEIYKLYKTHTLKSEDINTGDVPGQTASLVYRNFWKDLNQESKEKFGKCKSNGDTKLALFLNSIGKIYFSEDIMSHYRLTFDTDSWNSKMKNQNPCMYLFNGLFEIKTMLKEVLNIDYEPNLELLTRESFRFAVKSPTLKNIKTFIEIYRKCQNKNKIMIIIESILKKIKIIKEIKENNRPLLK
- a CDS encoding glycosyltransferase: MKKDIKVSIIVPIYNVEKFLDQCISSILNQTYKNLEVILVNDGSEDNSSNIMEKYLKEDNRIKIIKKKNGGLSSTRNVGIDVSTGDYIMHVDGDDFINKDTIENMVAKIINSKENIDVVVGDLELFYGENKKKIWKDSLMEENKIYSGKDYLEKYFFLGKACYSSCNKLWRRELYIKNKIYHPTEISLGEDSNTVARLMINAEKIIKLNSSVYNYRINLNGMMKSKGKKLLDYKKSIEILEKYFYEKNILDFFEKYKTSHTFFSFYENIILISYKEIKNDYKNNNDYLITKKLFEQDIENIIKDKNILENVTLKQKIILKMYDLNFELAENLIFLYRTIKRKFIGER
- a CDS encoding LacI family DNA-binding transcriptional regulator, whose protein sequence is MTLKDIAKIVDLSESTVSRALNNNPNIAKKTRELVMKVAEEHNFVINPHARNLATKRSYRIGIIFPNDFYEFNKRDFFSQLEKYFLLNSEKNQYEILIIRAKSLEKTIKSGNVDGLIVVNRDISKNDLEVLKNYKVPHTFVAYKPTFLEEETIVFKSDNVNCGYNVAKFLHSNGCKNLLTITSENEGLTDYQDRTLGFYKYLEEKKLLGYETHIYKCGMTFEDGRELVLNQLELLKKFDGIFVQQDKVALGMLSLIEKYGIKVPENLKIIGHDNIELIDYFYPKLTSIKQKFEEITLRALNYLINIIENKENKDVKFTFESEIINRETTKN